In one Pseudoliparis swirei isolate HS2019 ecotype Mariana Trench chromosome 23, NWPU_hadal_v1, whole genome shotgun sequence genomic region, the following are encoded:
- the rogdi gene encoding protein rogdi homolog isoform X2: MLNPQRSLSELPKMSAASQVERAVLEEEFNWLLREEVHSVLKQLQDVLKEASRRFSTPTPGLESQQKQENFILGSSTMDQVKGVLTLQGEALTQADINLKVAKSNQVMHFQFREDKMWKLQQIQDARNHVTQALQLLGSHNESYHFKTGAEVNKLMDAVMLQLTRARNRLTTPASMTLPELATSGLMKMFTPPMPGDVMVNFYINLSKLCLTVYQLHVLPSNTTKSFRPAGGSVLHHPGSMFELNNNRFEVSHVHKVECVVPWLSDTLVFFTISLQLCQQLKDKISVFSSFWNYRPF, from the exons ATGCTCAACCCGCAGAGGTCCCTGTCCGAGCTGCCCAAGATGTCCGCGGCCAGCCAGGTGGAGAGGGCCGTGCTG GAGGAGGAATTCAACTGGCTGCTGAGGGAAGAGGTTCACTCGGTGCTGAAGCAGCTGCAAGACGTCCTGAAG GAGGCCTCCAGGCGGTTCTCCACGCCGACGCCGGGCCTGGAGAGCCAGCAGAAGCAGGAGAACTTCATCCTGGGCAGCTCAAC catggaccaggtgaagggggtGCTGACTCTGCAGGGAGAGGCTCTGACTCAGGCC GACATCAACCTGAAGGTTGCCAAGAGCAACCAAGTGATGCACTTCCAGTTCAGAGAGGACAAGATGTGGAAGCTGCAGCAG ATTCAGGACGCCAGGAACCACGTGACTCAGGCCCTGCAGCTGCTGGGCAGCCACAACGAGAGCTACCACTTCAAGACGGGGGCCGAGGTCAACAAG CTCATGGATGCTGTGATGCTGCAGCTGACCAGAGCACGGAACCGTCTCACCACGCCGGCCTCCATGACGCTGCCGGAGCTGGCCACCAGCGGACTCAtg aaGATGTTCACTCCGCCCATGCCTGGAGACGTGATGGTGAACTTCTACATCAACCTGAGCAAGCTGTGCCTGACTGTGTACCAGCTCCACGTGCTGCCCTCCAACACCACCAAG AGCTTCCGTCCCGCTGGAGGCTCCGTGCTGCACCACCCAGGCTCCATGTT CGAGCTCAACAACAACCGCTTCGAGGTGAGCCACGTCCACAAGGTGGAGTGCGTGGTGCCGTGGCTCAGCGACACGCTGGTGTTCTTCACCATCTCCCTGCAGCTCTGCCAGCAGCTCAAGGACAAG ATATCCGTGTTCTCCAGTTTCTGGAACTACCGGCCCTTCTGA
- the smim22 gene encoding small integral membrane protein 22 — protein sequence MSMQPRGLQQQLEAQFSLVFSRLQFFQSDWDIASFAVFFIFIGMILLLLILVLVRCCCCCCDEEKPRRRKVGVENMSLEP from the exons ATGAGCATGCAGCCCCGcggcctgcagcagcagctggaggcccAGTTCAGCCTCGTGTTCTCCAGGCTGCAGTTCTTCCAGTCGGACTGGGACATCGCCTCGTTTGcagtcttcttcatcttcatcg GTATgatcctgctgctgctcatcctgGTCCTCgtacgctgctgctgctgctgctgtgacgaagagaag CCTCGCAGACGGAAGGTGGGCGTAGAGAACATGTCCCTGGAGCCCTGA
- the rogdi gene encoding protein rogdi homolog isoform X1, whose protein sequence is MLNPQRSLSELPKMSAASQVERAVLEEEFNWLLREEVHSVLKQLQDVLKRCSDVVILCRQEASRRFSTPTPGLESQQKQENFILGSSTMDQVKGVLTLQGEALTQADINLKVAKSNQVMHFQFREDKMWKLQQIQDARNHVTQALQLLGSHNESYHFKTGAEVNKLMDAVMLQLTRARNRLTTPASMTLPELATSGLMKMFTPPMPGDVMVNFYINLSKLCLTVYQLHVLPSNTTKSFRPAGGSVLHHPGSMFELNNNRFEVSHVHKVECVVPWLSDTLVFFTISLQLCQQLKDKISVFSSFWNYRPF, encoded by the exons ATGCTCAACCCGCAGAGGTCCCTGTCCGAGCTGCCCAAGATGTCCGCGGCCAGCCAGGTGGAGAGGGCCGTGCTG GAGGAGGAATTCAACTGGCTGCTGAGGGAAGAGGTTCACTCGGTGCTGAAGCAGCTGCAAGACGTCCTGAAG CGATGCAGTGACGTAGTGATCCTGTGCCGACAGGAGGCCTCCAGGCGGTTCTCCACGCCGACGCCGGGCCTGGAGAGCCAGCAGAAGCAGGAGAACTTCATCCTGGGCAGCTCAAC catggaccaggtgaagggggtGCTGACTCTGCAGGGAGAGGCTCTGACTCAGGCC GACATCAACCTGAAGGTTGCCAAGAGCAACCAAGTGATGCACTTCCAGTTCAGAGAGGACAAGATGTGGAAGCTGCAGCAG ATTCAGGACGCCAGGAACCACGTGACTCAGGCCCTGCAGCTGCTGGGCAGCCACAACGAGAGCTACCACTTCAAGACGGGGGCCGAGGTCAACAAG CTCATGGATGCTGTGATGCTGCAGCTGACCAGAGCACGGAACCGTCTCACCACGCCGGCCTCCATGACGCTGCCGGAGCTGGCCACCAGCGGACTCAtg aaGATGTTCACTCCGCCCATGCCTGGAGACGTGATGGTGAACTTCTACATCAACCTGAGCAAGCTGTGCCTGACTGTGTACCAGCTCCACGTGCTGCCCTCCAACACCACCAAG AGCTTCCGTCCCGCTGGAGGCTCCGTGCTGCACCACCCAGGCTCCATGTT CGAGCTCAACAACAACCGCTTCGAGGTGAGCCACGTCCACAAGGTGGAGTGCGTGGTGCCGTGGCTCAGCGACACGCTGGTGTTCTTCACCATCTCCCTGCAGCTCTGCCAGCAGCTCAAGGACAAG ATATCCGTGTTCTCCAGTTTCTGGAACTACCGGCCCTTCTGA